The Stenotrophomonas sp. NA06056 genome segment GATGGTGATGAAGAAGTTGATACCACTCAACGTGGTACCCAGACCCGCCACCTGTAGTCCCCATATGTAGTAGTCCATACCTACATTGTTGCTGTACTCGATGCCCGACAATGGCGGGAAGGCCAGCCAGCCGGTGGCGGCGAATTCACCGATCCACAGCGACAGCATGATCAGCACCGCACCGGACACGAACAGCCAGAAGCTGAGCGAGTTGACGAACGGGAACGCAACGTCGCGCGCACCGATCTGCAGCGGCACGGCCAGGTTCATCAGGCCGGTGATCAGCGGCATCGCCACGAAGAAGATCATGATCACGCCGTGGGCGGTGAAGATCTGGTCGTAGTGGTGCGGCGGCAGGTAGCCCTCGGACCCGCCGACGGCGATGGCCTGCTGGGTACGCATCATGATCGCGTCGGAGAAACCGCGCAGCAGCATGACGAAGGCGACGATGATGTACATCACGCCGATCTTCTTGTGGTCCACCGAGGTGAACCACTCCTTCCACAGATAGCCCCACAGCTTGAACTTGGTGATCAGGGCGACGACGCCCAGGCCACCAAGGATCGCGCCGACCAGGGTGGTCAGCACGATCGGATCGTGGGGGATCGACTCAAGAGAGAGTTTTCCCAACATGTTCATTCTCCCGAACCCGCGTGGCCGGCATGGCCTGCGTGTTCGTGTTCGGTGGCATCCAGGTTCTCACCGGATTCCTTGGAATCGTGGGCCTCGCTCGGGGCATGGCCCTCGTGCGCTTCATGGCTGGCAGCGTCGGCAGCAGCGGCACCGGCATGCGAATGCTTCATGCCGTAGTGCTTGTTGTCGCCCATGTGCTTGGCCAGAACCCAATCGAACAGGTTCTCTTCAACCTTGCCGAAGTAGGTGACCGGGTACCACTCGGAATTCTTTGCATCGCCCAGCGCCTTGAACGAGGTCTTGTCCAGGGTCTGCTCGCCGGCACGGACCTGGTCCAGCCACTGGCGGTACTGCGCGTCGGTGACCGAGTAGGCAGTGAAATGCATCTTGGCAAAGCCCGCGCCGCTGTAGTGCGAGGACATGCCCGGGAATTCACCCAGTTCGTTGGCGATCAGGTGGAGCTTGGTCTCCATCGCCGCCATCGAATAGATCATGCTGCCCAGGTGCGGGATGAAGAACGCATTCATCACCGTATCGGAGGTGATCTCGAAGTTCAGCGGGGTGTTGACCGGGAACTTGATCTCGTTGACGACCGCGATCTTCTCTTCCGGATAGATGAACAGCCACTTCCAGTCCAGCGAGATCGCCTGGATGGTGACCGGCTTGACGTCCGATTCCAGGGGCTTGTACGGATCCAGCGCGTGCGAGGACCGCCAGGTCAGCACCGCCAGGACCAGCACGATCATGCAGGGGATCGACCACACCACCACCTCGATCGCCGTCGAGTGGGACCACTTCGGCTCGTAACGGGCCTTGGTGTTGGAGGCGCGATACTTCCACGCGAAGGTCAGGGTCATGATGATGACCGGGATGACGACCAGCAGCATGAGCACGGTGGCCGTGATCAGCAGTGTCTTTTCATCCTGGCCGATCTGGCCCTTCGGACTGAGAATGGCCACGGCATCGCAGCCGGTGAGCATCACCAGCAATGCGAGCAGCAAGCCCGGGCGCAACCAGCGCCCAAGGGTTTTCAACGGAATCATCGGTCGATCCAATTGCGAGGGAATGCCGTTCCCCGTCCTGCCCGCACCGGCCAAAGCCGGGCCCACCCGTCCAGAAGACAGGCAGGTGAGGTGGGGTCGAGTCAGCCCTTCAATTTTAGGCCGTCACCCACCATTTAAGAAAGGCATTGACAATGATCAGGCGCAGGAAAGGCCCGGATCTGGCTGCGACACGTTGTCGCACCGCGCCATGGCGGCGGGCAGAACGCGCAGGGGCGGCAGCGTAGCATCGGTCACGGGGACGACGAGGCCCCTCGTTCGGCAAAGTCGAATGAACAGGTTCAGCAAGTTGCAGCTCCCCTTTCTTCGAGGATCCCGGCATGGACAGACCTTTCAGCGTTGAACGCATCGACCACGTGGTACTGCGGGTACGCGAGCTGGCCCGCAGCGAAACCTTCTATGGCCAGGTGCTGGGGTGCGCGGTGGTACGGCGGCGCGATCACCTGGGCCTGGTGCACCTGCGTGCGGGTGCGTCGATGATCGACCTGATCAGCCTGGATGGCACCCTCGGCCGCCATGGCGGCAACGGGCCGGGCAGCGAAGGGCGCAATGTCGACCACCTGTGCCTGCGCATCGAACCCTTCGACGAGGCGGCGCTGCTCGCCCATCTCGCTGCCCACGGCGTGCCGGTGCTGGGGCCGGCCGAGGTCAACTTCGGCGCCGAGGGTGACGGATTGTCGTTGTACTTCAAGGATCCGGACGGCAACACGGTGGAACTGAAGGGTCCTGCGAACGGAGCCGCGGAGTGACCCGGCCCGCCGCCGCACGGGCGAAGCTCGACTTCAAGACCCAGGACAAGGCGCTGTACCGGCCGCCGGCCGGCTCGTTCGTGCGTATCGAGGTGCCCCCGATGTCGTTCGTGATGGTCGATGGCGAGGGTGATCCGAACCAGGCACCGGCCTACCGCGATGCGGTGGAGTGGCTGTACACCGTCAGCTATGCGCTGAAGTTCGCGATGAAGGCCGACGGTCGGGACTACGTGGTGCCGCCGTTGGAGGGGCTCTGGTGGGCCGACGACCCGTCCAGCTTCGTGGCACGGCGCAAGCACGCGTGGCGCTGGACGATGATGATCCGTACGCCCTTGGACATCGGCACTGCGCGATTCAATGAAGCGGTGGCCAAGGCAACCAGGAAGCGCGGTACCGCGCCGCAAAGCCTGCGCATGGCGCTGTACGAAGAAGGCCTGTGCCTGCAGACGCTGCATGTGGGCGCCTACGATGACGAAGGCCCGACGCTGGCCGCGCTGCATGAACAGATCATGCCGGCACAGGGACTGACCTTCGCCGGCCCGCATCATGAGATCTACCTGGGCGACCCGCGCAAGGTCGAGCCTGCGCGCCTGAAAACCGTGCTGCGGCAACCGGTGCGAGCGTTGTGACGGCAACGCGCCGGGACGATCCGTCAACCGCCCTGGAACTGCACCGGGACACGCAGGGTGATCTGCTTGACCGTGGTCACCGGCCGCGTGGGGATGACGTGCCAGTTGAGCGCAGCCTCGCGTGCGGCGCGATCCAGCGCAGGATGTCCACTGCTGCGATCCACGCTCACATCGAGCACGCGCCCTTCTGCTGACAGCGTGATCAGCAGTTCAACCTTGCCTTCCGGCACTGTCTCCCCGTTGCCACGCGGATAACGCGGCGGCTGCCGGCGCGTCATCGCCACCAGCTGCGCGCCCAATGCCTGTTCGGGGTTCAGCTGCGGCGGCGGCGGGCTCATGACCAGCGGTGATGGCGCGTCCACGGTCACCGGCGGTGCCGCGGTCGCGGCAGGCGCCTTGAATACGACGGTCACCTGCCTGCGCTCGCCACCCGCAGGCACCTTCGATGCGCTGAGCCAGGTGCGTGCGCCCCGGCGCGCGGCCTCATCCAGCTGAGCGTTGCCACTGCTGCTTTCAATCGCCACCGCAGTGACCACGCCGCTCTGCCAGACATCAACCTGCAGGGTCACCATGCTGTCGGCCTCCACCGGTGCGCGCAGCGGGATGCCGTGGCGCAGGTCCTTGAACCCGGCGGCGGGCAGGTCGACCAGCACCTGTCCATAGGCTGCAGGAGGCGACGAAGGCGGCAGCAGAGACGACGTACGCAGCGCCAGGCCCTTGCGATCGACCAGCATGCCCGCTGGCGGCATCGCACGTTGCGCCAGCCTGGCGGTGTCCGCTTTCGAGGTTGTCGGTGGTGAAGGCTCCGAGACCACCACGCCCGCAGGCTCCGCCGCCGTCCCGGTGGGGTCCGCCGCATCACCTTTGCTTGCCGTCACCTGCCGATCATCATCGCCCAGCAGCAGCGTCGCGCGCGCTTTCAGGATCTCCATGCGGTCTTCGGAGGCGCTGGCCAGCAGCGTCGAGAGCATGAACACGTCGCTGCCAAGCAGCAGCGTATTCACGTCGAACCGCGCCGGAGCAGCCGAGGCATTCTTGTCATTGCGGTCGATCAGTCCGGCAACCACCAGCGCGCCCAGCGCGAGCTCTTCGTCCGTGTCGACCATTGTCGACGCGTAGGCGTTCCACAGGCGCTCCTCCAGCGGCGCATAGGCAAACAACGCCTCCTGCATGCCGTGGACGCGCCACAGGCGCTCTTCCAGCGCCGCGTCACCCTCACGGTCGAACGGCTTGCGCGGCGACCAGCGTGAGCGGATCGCCAGCTCCTGCAGATCCGTTGCCAGCAAGCGCATCGCAACCGTCGTGCTCGACGGCGAGAGTTTCCACATCTGCTGCAGCAGCTCGACCTGCTTCAGCTCCAGCTCGCGCGCTTCCTCCGCAGTAAGCCTGTCCACCATCGCGCCCGCGTCGCTGGCCAGGCCGCCCGTCTTTTGCGTGCGGCGGCCGGATCGGGCAGCCAGGGTTTCGATCGTCTCGTTGTACGCCGCGCGCAGGCGCTCGTACTCGGTGCGGTCTTCGCGCAGCGCTGGACTATTGTGCGCCCACAGGTCCAGCTCCTGCATCAGCGCCTGCGCCCGCTGCAGATCGCCGCGGGCAGCCGCACGCGCGGTCTCATGCACCTTGTTGAGCATTTCCCGCTCGAAGTGGCCGCGCGAGTACCAGCGCGGAACCGTCGTGCGATCCTGACCGACCACCACCGAGCGCGCGCCTTGCTGCGCGCTCCCTGCGCCCATCTCGCCGTCCGCGGAAATGCCGGTGACAACAAAGACGACGAACGAGAGGAAGCCGAACATCACCGACGCGATCAGATAGTCCACGGCCCGGTCCTGCACCGCTACGCGCAGGAACGACAGCACCGACACCGCACCACCGATCAGCAGTGCAGCACGCAGTGCCGCCCTGCCGTCGCTCAACGCGCCACTCGACAGTAATCGTCCGAGCCAGCCAATCGAGCCGTAGACCAGCACCCCGAGGTCGCCCCAGAACGGCGCCATCCCGAGCAGGGCCAACAGCAGAACGGCCAGTACACCCAGCAACTTCATGGGCGCTTGCTCATGATCAGCATCGGCACGAACAGGATGAACAGCAGGATTGCGATCGCCAGCATGCCCATCTGCACGGCCAGCCCCATGCCATCCCAAATGCCCGGATCCACCAACGCGCTGTAGCGGCGGTAGGCCGGCATGCCCCAGCCCATCACCCAACCCAACAGCAACGTGCCGATCACTGCCATCGTCACCCGCGACATCACCCCGGGAACGCCACTTGCCGCCGACGCCTGTGCGGCGACCGGCTGCGCCTGGGCGACGCGCGCGGCGGTGCGTGCACGCTGCTTGCGGACCCTGGCCGGTTTCTGCCGCGAGCGGGTCTGCGCCGCGCGTGCGCTGCCGGCAAGCAGTTCGGCACGTGCACAGGCGGCACACGGCATGCCGACAAAATGCTGATGGGCCGCATCCTTGCCACACGTCACCAGTTGCCCGGCGTTGCGCCGCGCGTAGTCCAGCAGCAGCGTGGCCCAATCCTGTGCCGAAGGCCGCCGCCGCGCCTGCGTCGAGAACGCACGATCAAACATGTCGCGCAGCGCTGGTGGAAACATTTCATGGCCGCTGACCGGCGAGGGCAACATCCGCGGATGCGGTTTGCCGCGCGCATACGGGTACAGGTTGGCGGCAATGCGCGCCGGCAGGTCGCTGGGCACTGTCGCCCCCTGCGGCCTGCCCGCATACGGATGCAAGCCGGAATTGAGCAGCTGGAACACCATCACCGCCAACGCGAAGCGATCCTGCGCCTCCTCCTGGCCCGGCTTCACCCCCGGCTGCTGGAACTCGGACGCCAGATAATCGGTGGTGACCTGGCCGGCCGGGAAGCGCTCGCCCTTGCCCTGGATGCTGAAGCCATCGCAATCGAGCATCGCGATGAACAAGGTGCTGCGATAGAACCGCACGTTCAGCGGCTTGAGGTCGACCACATAGTGCTGCCGACGGTGCACCGCGGCCAGCATCACCGCCAGGTTGGCGGCCAGCGTCATCTTCGCGCCCAGGCCAGTGGGCAGGCCCTCGGCACGCGCTTGCCGCTCCTGCAGCACATGTTCCAGATCGCTGGTGGCCGACAGATCCAGGATCGGCATGGTGAAGCCGATGAAACGCCCGCTGCGGTCCCGCAGCAGGGTCAGCGGCCAGGCGATCTGCACCTGGTCGGCGCCCTGCCCCTCCATCGGCGGCAGGTCCGGCTGCAGCTCCAGCATCGCCTGCAGCTTGCGCTCGTAGACGCGCGCGTCCTTGTCCGAATGATAGAGCTTGGCTACTTCGCGCGGCCGCTCCTTGAGGGTGAACACACTACCCGCACCGCCACTCTTGAGCAGCCGCTCCAGAGTGAGCGGCCTGCGCTGTGCGTCGTAGACCTTTTCGCCGCTGCGCCCGGGCATCTGCTCAGGCCGGTAGCGCGACCAGCAACGTTTTGTCGTCGCCGGTGATCTGATCGGTGCGCGGGTCGGCCAGCGTCGCGTGCAATGCCTGGCTGCCGTGGGTCTCGTCAACGCCGGCCAGATAGCGGATCACCGGCGCAATGAACGGCTGGAACAGGCTGTCGCCCGCGCGCGACATCGCAAATGGCTGCACACCGTCGGACATCAGCACCAGCGCATCGATCACCCCTTCGAAGCGGGTCAGCCGCAGCTGCTCCCGCCAGTTGCCACCGGTCACGAACCAGGTTTCGTTGGCGTACTCGCCGTTGGCAGGCAGTGACACGGCATCGGGCGACTCATTGCTGAAGGCGCAGGCGGCCACGCCATCGCCGACATGGAAGAACCAGCCGCCCTCCCGTGTAGCGACCGCCCCAACCAGCGTGCAGGCATGGTCGGAGAGCTTCAGGCCCTGGCTCAGCGCAAGCATCGCCAGCTGACCGCGCGCATCGTCGACGGCGGTTTCGATGATGGTGCGCAGCGCATCCACCGGCAGTGCCAGTGGATCGGCGCCGAGCTGCGCAGATCCGGTAACCGACGCCGCAACGCTGCTGGATACATGCCGGGCGCCCACATCGCTGTGCGATGCGGAGCCTGCGCCATCGCAGACCACCGCGACCAATGTCTGCCCCACCTGCAGCGATGCATAGGCGTCCTGACAGGGCTGCCCGCGGTCCAGATGGGACCGTCCCGTGGCCGATGCGGCCATCACGCGCCAGGCCATGGTCAGACCGGCACTTGCGACCAGCTGTCGGTGGCCGGCAATTGCACCTGGCCGCCCGGCGTCGAATTGGAGACCACACGCATGCTGGCGCTCAGCCACAGGAACAGTTCCTTGAACTGCAGGCCCTGCAGGCGCTTCACGCCGCGGTCGCCATTACGGCTGAACTGACCCAGCACGCTCATGTCGGCATTGCCGACGGCGATCGGGAACACCGCCACCTTGTTCTGCTGCTCGGCCTCGCGACACTGCTCGGCCACCGCTTCCCAGGCATCGGTGGGCTGGCCATCGGACATCAGGAACAGCCACGGCCGGGTGTAGGCAACACCGGCCTGGCGGAAGCGCGCCTTCTCGTCTTCGATTTCCTGCAGTGCCAGTTCCACCGCCGCGCCAGTCGGCGTGGTGCCGTTGGCCGACAGCGTGGGCGCAGCGAAATCCATCGCGTCGCACCAGTCACCGCTGATGGCGGCGTTGTCCATGCCGCCGTACTCGACCAGCAGCACGCGCACGCGTTTGGCCGCGATCACATCGGCTTTCAGCTCCTGCTCCAGCAGCTTCAAGCCGGCGTTCAACTGCTCGATGGGGCCACCGCTCATGCTGCCGGAGCAGTCCAGCACCAGGATCAGCGGCGTGCGCTGCTCACTGTTGTCGACCAGGGAAACATCGGGAATTGCAGCAATGGACATGATGGGAAGCCTCCGTGCGGGTGAACCGGTGCAGGTGATCTGCGCGGCCGATTATAGGCGGAGGATGAGGCGGGGGTGAGGACGGCACGGCGTGCATGCTCAGACGGCTGCGGGAAGCCCAGGACTGCCAGCCATGGGCTGGCACTACTGAAGCCGCCGGCCAGCGGCCGGCACTACCAACGGCCGTGCCACCCAAACAAAAAGCCCCGACCAGGGCCGGGGCTTTTTGCTGAAACTGGTGCCGGAAATAGGAATCGAACCTACGACCTACGCATTACGAATGCGCCGCTCTACCAACTGAGCTATTCCGGCGAAGCAGGTGATTTTACGGGTTCCCTGCCCCGGCGGTCAATCCATCCGGCTCACCCCGCCGCTCAGCCCATCTCCACCCGGTTCCCACACACCCGCCCCGCTACGAAATCGGCCAGGTTGCCCAGCGTGATCGCCGAGATCTCCTGCAGCGCCTCCACGGTGAAGAATCCTTGGTGGCCGGTCACCAGCACGTTGGGGAAGGTCATCAGCCGCTGGAAGGCCTCATCGTCGATGATCTCGCCGGACAGGTCCTGGAAGAACAGCGCGCTTTCCTGCTCGTACACGTCGATGGCCAGATGGCCCAGCCGGCGCGACTTCAGCGCGCGGATCACCGCATGGGTATCGACCAGGCCGCCACGCGAGGTGTTGACCAGCATCGCGCCGGGCTTCATCCGCGCCAGCGAGGCGTCGTCGATCAGGTGCTGGGTATCGGGGGTCAGCGGGCAATGCAGCGAGACGATGTCCGAGCGCGACAGCAGTTCGTCCAACGCAACCATCGTGCCGATCTCCGCGAAGGCAGGCGACGGAAACGGATCGTGCCCCAGCACGGTGCAGCCCATGCCGCGGAAGATGCGCGCGGTGGCCAGCCCGATCTTGCCGGTACCGACGATGCCCACGGTCTTGCCATGCAGGGTGCGGCCGAGCAGGCCATCAAGCATGAAGTTGCCCTCGCGCACGCGGTTGTAGGCGCGATGGGTCTGCCGGTTGAGGGTCATCACCAGCGCCAGTGCGTGTTCGGCCACGGCTTCCGGCGAGTAGGCCGGCACGCGGGCAACGAACAGGCCGAGCGCGTTCGCAGCGGCCAGGTCCACATTGTTGAAGCCGGCGCAGCGCAGCAGCACCGCGCGTACGCCCAGCGCATGCAGGGCCTGCAGCACGGGTGCATCGAGCCGGTCATTGACGAACACGCAGACGGCGGCGCAGTCCTGTGCCAGTGCGGCGGTGTGCACATCCAGCGCGGCGTCGAAGTACACGAACTGGAACGCCTGCCCTGCCCCTTCGCGCAGGTTGGCTTCCTCGAGAAAGCGACGGTCGTAGGGACGGGCACTGAAAACGGCGATCTGCATGGCAAGGTCTGCGCGGAAATACGCCACGACCATAGCGCACCCGCACATCGATGGGGATGGCACCGGCGGCGTGACAGCCGCCGGTGCCGGTACTGCCTTAGAACGTATAGCCCAGGCCCAGCATCACGCCGTTCTGCAGCTGGCCGTCGCGACGTTCGCCCACGTAGTCGACCATCACCGACAGGCGGTCACTGGCGCGGCTGGTCACGCCCAGGTTCCAGGCCAGCACCTGCTCGCCCACGGTCTGGCTGCTGGCCCCGAACACCAGGTCCGGCGCTGCGGCGAAGCCGGTGCTGTAACGGGCCTGGGTGTCGCCCAGTTCCTTCTGCCAGACCACGCGCGCGCGCGGGGTGATGCGCTCGCCATTGTTGCCTTCGAAGGTCTTGAACAGCTGCAGGCCCGCGCCGACGCGGATGCTCTCCAGGCTGTCGCCACGCCCGACCAGGGCGCCGGCCCCCTGCCCTTCGTTGAAACGGGTGGCCGAGGTGCGCGCGTAATCAACCACCGGCAGCAACGGCTGGATCACCACGCCTTTGGCGGTGGTGAACGAGAAGCCGTGTTCCAGACGCGCCGAGATCGCATCGTTGTTGTACTTGGCACGCAGCGGGCTTTGCAGGCCGTCGATGCCCTCGATGCTGCGGCGGGTGTCGTGGCGCAGGTCGGTGTAGCGCACCGAGGCAGAGAGGTAGCCACGGGAATAAGTAGCATCCAGGTAGCCGCCCACATCCAGCGCACGCACGTCGCCGGTGAACCCGGAGCCATCGCGGCCCTTGGTCGACATGTCGGCGGCGGCAACGCTGACGCCCAGGGTCACGCGGTCGTCGGCCAGCTGCGTATCGGCACCAAGCACGATGCCACCCACGGTATGGCTCAGGCCGGCCACGCCGCCCTCGCCATCAATGCGGCCATGGCTGCCGAAGCCGCGGCCCCACAGGCCATGGTTGCGTGGCGATTCGCCGCCGAAGCTGGTGCTGCCACCGCCCGCCCCGGCCGGCTCCACCAGGTGCATCGCCAACTGGTTGAACAGGCTGCCATTGGCCATGCCCGGCTGTGCCGAAGCGGCCTGCGCGGCCTGTGCAGCCAAACCGCCGGCGTCACCGCTGCCGCTGCGTCGTGCGGCCTGGTGCTGCTGCACGACGCTGCCGATGCTGCCGACCAGCGCGTTGTCGGCCAGGCGCAGGCTGGCGTGGCCGTCACCGCGCAATGCACTGGCCTGCTGTGCGATCACATCGCGATCCGCGAACTGCAGTGCACCCAGCAATGGCTTCAGGCCGGCATCCTGGCGCTGGCCGGCAGTGGCCAGCGCGCGGCCGAGACCGTCGTTGCCATTGCTGCCGGTGAGCTGCGCAAGCTGGTCGAAACCGGGGTTGGCGGTCAGCGACAGGCCCTCGGCGGTCTGCTTGATATTGAAGCTCAGCAACGAGTTGTGGCGCGGCCGGAACACCTCACCGCCGGTGATGCTGGCGGTATAGCCGG includes the following:
- the cyoA gene encoding ubiquinol oxidase subunit II, with amino-acid sequence MIPLKTLGRWLRPGLLLALLVMLTGCDAVAILSPKGQIGQDEKTLLITATVLMLLVVIPVIIMTLTFAWKYRASNTKARYEPKWSHSTAIEVVVWSIPCMIVLVLAVLTWRSSHALDPYKPLESDVKPVTIQAISLDWKWLFIYPEEKIAVVNEIKFPVNTPLNFEITSDTVMNAFFIPHLGSMIYSMAAMETKLHLIANELGEFPGMSSHYSGAGFAKMHFTAYSVTDAQYRQWLDQVRAGEQTLDKTSFKALGDAKNSEWYPVTYFGKVEENLFDWVLAKHMGDNKHYGMKHSHAGAAAADAASHEAHEGHAPSEAHDSKESGENLDATEHEHAGHAGHAGSGE
- a CDS encoding VOC family protein — its product is MDRPFSVERIDHVVLRVRELARSETFYGQVLGCAVVRRRDHLGLVHLRAGASMIDLISLDGTLGRHGGNGPGSEGRNVDHLCLRIEPFDEAALLAHLAAHGVPVLGPAEVNFGAEGDGLSLYFKDPDGNTVELKGPANGAAE
- a CDS encoding GyrI-like domain-containing protein; translation: MTRPAAARAKLDFKTQDKALYRPPAGSFVRIEVPPMSFVMVDGEGDPNQAPAYRDAVEWLYTVSYALKFAMKADGRDYVVPPLEGLWWADDPSSFVARRKHAWRWTMMIRTPLDIGTARFNEAVAKATRKRGTAPQSLRMALYEEGLCLQTLHVGAYDDEGPTLAALHEQIMPAQGLTFAGPHHEIYLGDPRKVEPARLKTVLRQPVRAL
- a CDS encoding energy transducer TonB; amino-acid sequence: MKLLGVLAVLLLALLGMAPFWGDLGVLVYGSIGWLGRLLSSGALSDGRAALRAALLIGGAVSVLSFLRVAVQDRAVDYLIASVMFGFLSFVVFVVTGISADGEMGAGSAQQGARSVVVGQDRTTVPRWYSRGHFEREMLNKVHETARAAARGDLQRAQALMQELDLWAHNSPALREDRTEYERLRAAYNETIETLAARSGRRTQKTGGLASDAGAMVDRLTAEEARELELKQVELLQQMWKLSPSSTTVAMRLLATDLQELAIRSRWSPRKPFDREGDAALEERLWRVHGMQEALFAYAPLEERLWNAYASTMVDTDEELALGALVVAGLIDRNDKNASAAPARFDVNTLLLGSDVFMLSTLLASASEDRMEILKARATLLLGDDDRQVTASKGDAADPTGTAAEPAGVVVSEPSPPTTSKADTARLAQRAMPPAGMLVDRKGLALRTSSLLPPSSPPAAYGQVLVDLPAAGFKDLRHGIPLRAPVEADSMVTLQVDVWQSGVVTAVAIESSSGNAQLDEAARRGARTWLSASKVPAGGERRQVTVVFKAPAATAAPPVTVDAPSPLVMSPPPPQLNPEQALGAQLVAMTRRQPPRYPRGNGETVPEGKVELLITLSAEGRVLDVSVDRSSGHPALDRAAREAALNWHVIPTRPVTTVKQITLRVPVQFQGG
- a CDS encoding DNA-binding protein, which gives rise to MPGRSGEKVYDAQRRPLTLERLLKSGGAGSVFTLKERPREVAKLYHSDKDARVYERKLQAMLELQPDLPPMEGQGADQVQIAWPLTLLRDRSGRFIGFTMPILDLSATSDLEHVLQERQARAEGLPTGLGAKMTLAANLAVMLAAVHRRQHYVVDLKPLNVRFYRSTLFIAMLDCDGFSIQGKGERFPAGQVTTDYLASEFQQPGVKPGQEEAQDRFALAVMVFQLLNSGLHPYAGRPQGATVPSDLPARIAANLYPYARGKPHPRMLPSPVSGHEMFPPALRDMFDRAFSTQARRRPSAQDWATLLLDYARRNAGQLVTCGKDAAHQHFVGMPCAACARAELLAGSARAAQTRSRQKPARVRKQRARTAARVAQAQPVAAQASAASGVPGVMSRVTMAVIGTLLLGWVMGWGMPAYRRYSALVDPGIWDGMGLAVQMGMLAIAILLFILFVPMLIMSKRP
- a CDS encoding PP2C family serine/threonine-protein phosphatase yields the protein MAWRVMAASATGRSHLDRGQPCQDAYASLQVGQTLVAVVCDGAGSASHSDVGARHVSSSVAASVTGSAQLGADPLALPVDALRTIIETAVDDARGQLAMLALSQGLKLSDHACTLVGAVATREGGWFFHVGDGVAACAFSNESPDAVSLPANGEYANETWFVTGGNWREQLRLTRFEGVIDALVLMSDGVQPFAMSRAGDSLFQPFIAPVIRYLAGVDETHGSQALHATLADPRTDQITGDDKTLLVALPA
- a CDS encoding VWA domain-containing protein — translated: MSIAAIPDVSLVDNSEQRTPLILVLDCSGSMSGGPIEQLNAGLKLLEQELKADVIAAKRVRVLLVEYGGMDNAAISGDWCDAMDFAAPTLSANGTTPTGAAVELALQEIEDEKARFRQAGVAYTRPWLFLMSDGQPTDAWEAVAEQCREAEQQNKVAVFPIAVGNADMSVLGQFSRNGDRGVKRLQGLQFKELFLWLSASMRVVSNSTPGGQVQLPATDSWSQVPV
- a CDS encoding 2-hydroxyacid dehydrogenase; translation: MQIAVFSARPYDRRFLEEANLREGAGQAFQFVYFDAALDVHTAALAQDCAAVCVFVNDRLDAPVLQALHALGVRAVLLRCAGFNNVDLAAANALGLFVARVPAYSPEAVAEHALALVMTLNRQTHRAYNRVREGNFMLDGLLGRTLHGKTVGIVGTGKIGLATARIFRGMGCTVLGHDPFPSPAFAEIGTMVALDELLSRSDIVSLHCPLTPDTQHLIDDASLARMKPGAMLVNTSRGGLVDTHAVIRALKSRRLGHLAIDVYEQESALFFQDLSGEIIDDEAFQRLMTFPNVLVTGHQGFFTVEALQEISAITLGNLADFVAGRVCGNRVEMG